Proteins encoded within one genomic window of Leptolyngbya sp. CCY15150:
- the rsfS gene encoding ribosome silencing factor: MTDHSPTTSHPPIAASRSASDAPTPSNPSYDLAHRIAQAADDRKGGDIALLNVEDVSYLADYFVVITGFSNVQVRAISHSIEDTIADDLQRQPLRVEGRGEGNWVLMDYGEVIVHIFMPDEREFYDLEAFWGHAERVPFVPTFTDTRIRTTP; this comes from the coding sequence ATGACTGATCACTCTCCAACCACATCCCACCCACCCATCGCCGCGTCACGCTCCGCATCAGATGCGCCAACCCCCTCCAACCCCAGCTATGACCTGGCCCATCGCATTGCCCAAGCCGCAGACGATCGCAAAGGGGGCGATATTGCCTTACTGAATGTTGAGGATGTCTCCTACCTGGCCGATTACTTTGTGGTGATCACAGGGTTTTCCAATGTCCAAGTACGGGCGATTTCCCACAGCATTGAAGACACCATCGCCGACGATCTGCAGCGACAGCCCTTGCGCGTCGAGGGGCGCGGCGAAGGTAATTGGGTGTTGATGGACTATGGCGAAGTCATCGTTCATATCTTCATGCCCGATGAACGGGAATTTTATGATCTAGAAGCCTTTTGGGGTCATGCCGAACGGGTGCCCTTTGTGCCCACCTTCACCGATACCCGCATCCGAACCACGCCGTAA
- a CDS encoding NUDIX hydrolase, which produces MSEPLVFKNRPNQPIVVEGKTYWISRSVTVVPVLLFAIERQLYVPLGKRGIDMPNEQGKWGLPGGYLDFDETTSEAVIREVYEETGLNLPYLMAHHRVVGDLEHPYLIESRPLYLQNVSLRFPLMIFVDDLPPLAAKVGVGEVEELRWVPVEEAIAQDLAFEHHLLIQHCLETYFCWNQAGDRTL; this is translated from the coding sequence ATGTCAGAGCCGCTTGTGTTTAAAAATCGCCCCAATCAACCCATCGTGGTGGAGGGAAAAACCTACTGGATTAGTCGCAGTGTCACGGTGGTGCCTGTCTTACTCTTTGCCATCGAACGCCAGCTCTATGTTCCCCTCGGTAAGCGCGGCATCGACATGCCCAATGAGCAGGGCAAGTGGGGATTACCCGGTGGCTATCTCGATTTTGATGAAACGACGAGCGAAGCGGTGATCCGCGAAGTCTATGAAGAAACGGGACTGAACCTGCCCTACCTAATGGCCCATCATCGGGTGGTGGGTGATTTAGAGCATCCCTACCTGATTGAAAGTCGGCCGCTGTATTTACAAAACGTATCGCTGCGCTTTCCGCTGATGATTTTTGTAGACGACCTGCCCCCGCTGGCTGCCAAGGTGGGGGTGGGGGAAGTGGAAGAATTGCGGTGGGTGCCGGTGGAAGAGGCGATCGCCCAAGACCTAGCCTTCGAGCACCATCTCCTCATCCAGCATTGCCTAGAGACCTACTTCTGCTGGAATCAAGCAGGCGATCGCACCCTCTAG